The genome window TGATAGCTGTCATCTTTCTGTCGGTGCTTGTAGAGAAAGCTCCTGAAATTGTGTATGACAATAGCGAGCCTCAGTGTACTGATGAAGATAATTTATTCCTTGAGAAGTCATCCAATTTGGAAACTCCAAAAGTTCAGCATGACGATAGATCAATAGTAATGGTAACAAGCCCGGAATCTGCCAAGGAGATAAAAAACATAGCTGGAAGCCTTTACAATGAACAAAAGTTAAGGTGCTGTGTATATGGTGAAACTGtgcatgattttttttattactgtGAATAAGAATGGAAACTAAAAAGGGATGTGTAGTGATTGTATATGTTATATGTTctctttatttaaaatttttaatggaTATCTGATATCACCTCCAAGCCTTCTAAGGAACCACATgagtatatatgttttattaattttgttttatgatgATAGGTTTATCCTATAGTCGGACTTCTACTATCTTCGCAAGTCTTTTTTGTGTTTGAGGTGTGCCTCTCGCCTTGCAGGAACTTAAGGACAAGATTGTGGAGTATGCTACGTACATTGGAGAGCATGGAAAAACGATTGAAATGCTCCATAGCCAGCAAGTGGAATTTGAGCAAGCCCTGTCCAAAATGCAAGGTAAAGTGCCACAACTTACATGTTGTGTTTGTTTGTGTAAACGAAATTGGGAGGAAATGGaatgtgaatattttttttaactaattgaTTGGAAAGTTTTTGTACAATGTTATAGgttaatttttataagtttCATTCTTCATCCATTCCATCCTACTCGCAAACTTCATCATGAAAAATCTGAACTCGATTATTTTTTACACTCTTCATTCCTACGTCTTTACTTTACCTTTGAATTTTCATACAATTGCTTCATAGTTCCATTCTCTCCAACTAAACGTAGAATAAGTCACTCTTTATTATGTGCTTAATGGGAAGGCATTAACTGATTTACTAGTTTGTTAAAATCcatttgataattttgttgtttGTGCAATGATTTATGTATTCTCAGTTATTTATTCACATGATATAGAAAAGTTAAACTAAATGGTTTTTAAAATTCAGTTTCATTGGATGCCATCTCTGATGGTGACTCAAGTTATTCACCAGGTAAGGAGAGAATGCTGAAAGAAATTGAATTAAGTCACACAGCTGCTTCTGTCGTCTGCAAATTATCAAGGAACAAGAGAACTTATGATTTTTCAAAAGATATTATAGGTGTCGTTTCACTTCTCGGAAGTGttgaaagttgaaaccaatGAACTTGGCAGGTCTCTTTTTACCAATAAATTTAAGTTTAATGAACATGCAAATAGGAAGGCTGTGTATAAGCTTCCATTGTTTTCCTTGACACAGGATTTTGGCAGAGTTTCTGGGTGAGGAGCAAATGCTTGGAGTCGTGTGTAAATCTCTTAAAGTGGCTTACAATCTTGAAACATGTGATGTTGATGGAAGTGTGAAGTGTTCCACTGGTCTTCAAGCACTGGCATCTGAGTATGCTATATCTTTGGATGGTCGTTATTCTGTTA of Daucus carota subsp. sativus chromosome 3, DH1 v3.0, whole genome shotgun sequence contains these proteins:
- the LOC108213153 gene encoding protein DEFECTIVE IN MERISTEM SILENCING 3 isoform X5, translating into MVTSPESAKEIKNIAGSLYNEQKLRNLRTRLWSMLRTLESMEKRLKCSIASKWNLSKPCPKCKFHWMPSLMVTQVIHQVSFHFSEVLKVETNELGRILAEFLGEEQMLGVVCKSLKVAYNLETCDVDGSVKCSTGLQALASEYAISLDGRYSVICLEDTRPYEGDYDSGDPQRMLLLPNPTLPNGNCPLGFIGDAVNMIYLDDHQLYTRTCGGKRLRETLFHHLLGKVQVYKTRESMRKALEKSCIQQGAVSLHGGIIRGIGVVSLGRSR
- the LOC108213153 gene encoding protein DEFECTIVE IN MERISTEM SILENCING 3 isoform X6 is translated as MVTSPESAKEIKNIAGSLYNEQKLRNLRTRLWSMLRTLESMEKRLKCSIASKWNLSKPCPKCKFHWMPSLMVTQVIHQVSFHFSEVLKVETNELGRILAEFLGEEQMLGVVCKSLKVAYNLETCDVDGSVKCSTGLQALASEYAISLDGRYSVICLEDTRPYEGDYDSGDPQRMLLLPNPTLPNGNCPLGFIGDAVNMIYLDDHQLYTRTCGGKRLRETLFHHLLGKVQVYKTRESMRKALEKSCIQQGAVSLHGGIIRGIGVVSLGRR